From the Deinococcus misasensis DSM 22328 genome, one window contains:
- a CDS encoding VC0807 family protein, translating to MKVPKIVWDLFFSAGVPLMLLSSDLFKTGFSFKSILGPVWVIVLASLIPAIYIIWDFVRNKVFNPVTMVVAAGAIVQGMLSFWQVSGWQYALKDSYTPAFIALVMLVSLIINRPFFTAFIRFTLNPDTPERKSLFDRYLNHPAIKKMLFWGTVVIFIESTINAGVNFLVHKQLLTDPFGTDAFIKQLETATATMRPISIISTLIGYGLAFYMLNWASKNEFGDKASPLEDHFWEALEQHHNPQPTPNSAD from the coding sequence GTGAAAGTACCTAAGATCGTCTGGGATTTGTTCTTTTCGGCAGGTGTGCCGCTCATGCTCCTGAGTTCAGACCTGTTCAAAACGGGATTCAGTTTCAAAAGCATTCTGGGGCCGGTGTGGGTGATTGTCCTTGCCAGCCTGATTCCAGCCATTTACATCATCTGGGATTTTGTCCGCAACAAAGTCTTCAACCCCGTGACCATGGTGGTTGCTGCTGGGGCCATTGTGCAGGGGATGCTGTCTTTCTGGCAGGTGTCCGGATGGCAGTATGCCCTCAAGGATTCCTACACCCCGGCCTTCATTGCTCTGGTGATGCTGGTGTCTTTGATCATCAACCGGCCCTTTTTCACGGCCTTCATCCGGTTTACTTTGAACCCCGACACCCCCGAGCGCAAAAGCCTGTTTGATCGGTACCTGAACCATCCCGCCATCAAAAAGATGCTGTTCTGGGGCACGGTGGTGATTTTCATCGAGTCCACCATCAATGCAGGGGTGAACTTTCTGGTGCACAAGCAGCTCTTGACCGATCCCTTTGGCACCGATGCGTTCATCAAGCAACTGGAGACGGCCACAGCCACCATGCGACCCATCAGCATCATCTCCACATTGATCGGGTATGGATTGGCGTTTTACATGCTGAATTGGGCCAGCAAAAACGAGTTTGGAGACAAAGCAAGCCCTCTGGAAGACCACTTCTGGGAGGCTCTGGAACAGCACCACAATCCGCAGCCCACCCCCAATTCTGCTGATTGA
- a CDS encoding M48 family metallopeptidase, translated as MTRAILLQGQQISYVLKRSKRKTIGLRVASGQLEVSVPDRLTIKFIEQVLQERQEWILQKLQETLSAHWELRHGLQGHLAGEAVVFEFHSGPQVILKEGKVLVPEAQPREALRTHLIRKGSALVQDRVHGWAQKIGVKPQSIRITRAQRRWGSMNAKGVLALSVGTLLLEPDLLDYVIVHELCHMHHLNHSAEYWECVERFLPDFEALHERVKQQGGVLTGLF; from the coding sequence ATGACCCGGGCCATATTGCTGCAAGGGCAGCAGATTTCTTACGTGCTCAAACGATCCAAACGCAAAACCATCGGCCTGAGGGTGGCAAGCGGTCAACTTGAAGTGTCCGTGCCCGACAGGCTCACCATCAAATTCATTGAACAGGTGCTGCAAGAGCGCCAAGAGTGGATTTTGCAGAAACTGCAAGAAACCCTCTCTGCCCACTGGGAATTGCGCCATGGCTTGCAAGGCCATCTGGCAGGCGAAGCAGTGGTCTTTGAATTCCATTCAGGCCCACAAGTGATCCTGAAAGAAGGCAAAGTGCTGGTTCCAGAGGCCCAACCCCGAGAAGCCCTCAGAACACACCTGATCCGCAAAGGGTCCGCTCTGGTGCAGGATCGGGTGCATGGGTGGGCCCAGAAAATTGGGGTCAAACCCCAGAGCATTCGCATCACCCGGGCACAGCGCAGGTGGGGCAGCATGAACGCCAAAGGGGTGCTGGCCCTTTCGGTGGGCACCTTGTTGCTGGAACCAGACCTGCTGGACTATGTGATTGTGCATGAGTTGTGCCACATGCACCACCTGAACCACAGTGCAGAGTACTGGGAGTGCGTGGAACGCTTCCTGCCTGACTTTGAGGCTTTGCATGAGCGGGTCAAGCAGCAGGGTGGCGTCCTGACCGGACTGTTCTGA
- a CDS encoding adenine deaminase — MNTHIKAALGQENVDLLIRNARMVSVLTHEILEVDVAVHQGRFVGFGGQYTANDTLDARGAYLAPGFIDAHVHIESSMLCPSSFAAAVLPRGTTTVVAEPHEIVNVLGIQGLHWMLEAGKSSGMRVYASAPSCVPASAFEAGCQHLQAVEVKKTLQVPGVLGLAEMMNYPGVLTGDKDVWAILEAARGRRIDGHAAGLSGQSLQAYASAGIHSDHEAVTPEQAMDRLRAGMWLMVREGSAARNLKDLIPVLKRHPRRAMCVTDDVDVKDLLALGHLDRVLRLAVQEGLDPIYALSLVTCNPAEYWGLHDLGAIAPGYHADFVLLEDLENFRVLDTFVGGQPAKGGQFVPPLSGGGVTLGEGWDTATFEVPEHFPVIGVQPTQIETVKLAAGSSDGVKLVSIERHLHALQYATAWTSGIGLSRGAFGCSIQHDAHNLMVAGRSDEDIRLCARVLEEMQGGVAVVDGGEVLARLPLPIAGLMSADAPERVAALQDDVERATHQLGCGLPHPIMTLAFLGLSVIPALKLTPKGLFDVASFSLIE, encoded by the coding sequence ATGAACACACACATCAAAGCCGCTCTGGGACAGGAAAACGTTGATCTTTTGATTCGCAATGCCCGCATGGTCAGTGTGCTCACCCATGAAATTCTGGAGGTGGATGTGGCGGTGCATCAAGGCCGATTTGTGGGCTTTGGGGGCCAGTACACCGCCAACGACACCCTCGATGCCAGAGGGGCTTACCTTGCACCCGGTTTCATCGATGCCCATGTGCACATCGAATCCAGCATGCTGTGTCCGTCCAGCTTTGCTGCCGCAGTGTTGCCCAGAGGAACCACCACGGTGGTGGCCGAACCCCACGAAATCGTGAATGTGCTGGGCATTCAGGGACTGCACTGGATGCTGGAGGCTGGAAAAAGCTCTGGAATGCGAGTGTATGCTTCTGCACCCTCATGTGTGCCTGCAAGTGCTTTTGAAGCTGGATGCCAGCACTTGCAGGCTGTGGAAGTGAAGAAGACCTTGCAGGTTCCGGGTGTGCTTGGCCTCGCAGAGATGATGAATTATCCGGGGGTCCTGACCGGAGACAAGGATGTGTGGGCCATTCTGGAAGCAGCGAGGGGACGCAGAATTGATGGCCACGCAGCCGGACTTTCCGGCCAGAGCCTGCAAGCTTATGCCAGTGCAGGCATCCATTCTGACCATGAGGCCGTCACCCCCGAGCAGGCCATGGACCGCTTGCGTGCAGGCATGTGGTTGATGGTCCGGGAAGGCAGCGCTGCCCGCAACCTGAAAGACCTGATCCCGGTTTTAAAACGCCACCCGCGCCGGGCCATGTGCGTCACCGATGATGTGGATGTCAAAGACCTGTTAGCCCTCGGACATCTGGACCGGGTTTTGCGTCTGGCCGTTCAGGAAGGTCTGGACCCCATTTATGCCCTGAGCCTCGTGACCTGCAATCCAGCAGAATACTGGGGTTTGCACGACCTCGGGGCCATTGCACCCGGTTACCATGCGGACTTTGTGTTGCTGGAAGACCTTGAAAACTTCAGGGTACTGGACACGTTTGTGGGGGGCCAACCCGCCAAAGGAGGCCAGTTTGTGCCCCCCCTCTCTGGGGGTGGAGTGACGCTCGGAGAGGGCTGGGACACAGCAACTTTTGAAGTGCCAGAGCATTTCCCTGTGATTGGCGTTCAACCCACCCAGATTGAAACCGTCAAGTTGGCAGCAGGCAGCAGCGATGGGGTCAAACTGGTGTCCATCGAACGGCACCTGCATGCTTTGCAGTACGCCACCGCATGGACCTCTGGCATTGGACTGTCCAGAGGGGCGTTCGGATGCAGCATCCAGCACGATGCCCACAACCTGATGGTGGCAGGTCGTTCAGATGAGGACATCCGCCTGTGTGCCCGTGTTCTTGAGGAGATGCAGGGAGGGGTGGCTGTGGTGGATGGGGGCGAGGTGCTGGCCCGCTTGCCTTTGCCCATTGCAGGTTTGATGTCTGCGGATGCTCCAGAGCGTGTTGCAGCCCTGCAAGATGACGTGGAACGGGCCACCCACCAGTTGGGTTGTGGTCTGCCCCATCCGATCATGACGCTGGCCTTTCTGGGCCTGAGTGTGATTCCAGCCCTGAAGTTGACCCCAAAAGGGCTTTTTGATGTGGCAAGCTTCAGCCTGATCGAGTAA
- a CDS encoding ComF family protein has product MHTFFRTLFPQTCPGCHQALKTHAALCPTCTPKTAFLTHQSVLKDTQEPHLVYLGAPEGKIRRMVHALKYHGNARVADSLAEALASKVPASWQLDCLCPVPLHPRRLQQRGYNQSRVLAEAVGKKLRLPTLDLLKRTVYTAQQAKLHHLERQSNLEGVFDLQAPAHGKSILLVDDVLSTGATLRASAQILQRGGARAVYFLVVAR; this is encoded by the coding sequence GTGCACACTTTTTTTCGAACTTTGTTTCCACAAACCTGTCCTGGCTGCCATCAGGCTTTGAAAACCCATGCTGCCCTTTGTCCCACCTGCACCCCCAAAACTGCATTCTTAACTCACCAGAGCGTTCTGAAAGACACCCAAGAACCCCATCTGGTGTATCTGGGTGCCCCTGAAGGCAAAATCAGGCGCATGGTGCATGCCCTGAAATACCACGGAAATGCCAGAGTGGCAGACAGCCTTGCTGAGGCTCTGGCCTCGAAGGTGCCTGCTTCATGGCAACTGGACTGCTTATGTCCGGTGCCCTTACACCCGAGACGGCTGCAACAAAGGGGCTACAACCAGAGTCGGGTGCTGGCCGAAGCGGTGGGTAAAAAGCTCAGGCTGCCTACGCTGGACCTGCTGAAACGCACAGTTTACACAGCGCAGCAGGCCAAATTGCACCATCTGGAAAGGCAGAGCAATCTGGAGGGGGTGTTCGATCTGCAAGCTCCAGCACATGGAAAATCCATTTTGCTGGTGGACGATGTGCTCAGCACGGGAGCCACCTTGCGGGCATCGGCTCAAATCTTACAGCGAGGAGGGGCCAGAGCCGTGTATTTTCTGGTTGTTGCACGTTGA
- a CDS encoding aldo/keto reductase: MVFRDFGNADFKVSALGFGAGHIGWDKLDENFVGSLLNEVVNAGITLIDTARGYDLSEERIGRHLSWRRKDFILSSKGGYGVEGVKDWTPENIHRGMDRALHTMRTDYLDIFHLHSCPLGTLQDEKLLKALQEVKLQGKVRAIAYSGENEALQWALDSGVFDSVQCSVNPFDQRSIPWIAQAQQKGMGVIAKRPLGNVPWTYEERPSGQYAEEYWLRMKAMDFTPPLAWEEFTLRFSVFTPGVSSAIVGSRNLENIRRNIEIVQQGPLPEDLYQQARAVFQAHDEDWIGQV, encoded by the coding sequence ATGGTTTTCCGCGATTTTGGCAACGCCGACTTCAAGGTTTCGGCACTCGGGTTTGGGGCTGGACACATTGGCTGGGACAAACTGGACGAAAACTTCGTGGGCTCCCTGCTCAACGAAGTGGTCAATGCAGGCATCACCCTGATCGACACCGCCCGAGGCTATGACCTCTCCGAAGAACGCATCGGACGGCACCTCTCATGGCGCAGAAAAGATTTCATCCTGTCCAGCAAAGGCGGCTACGGCGTAGAGGGGGTCAAAGACTGGACCCCCGAGAACATCCACAGGGGCATGGACCGTGCCCTGCACACCATGCGCACCGATTACCTCGACATCTTCCACCTGCATTCCTGCCCTCTGGGCACCCTACAAGACGAAAAACTGCTCAAAGCCCTGCAAGAGGTCAAGCTGCAAGGAAAAGTCCGGGCCATCGCTTACTCGGGCGAGAACGAAGCCTTGCAGTGGGCTCTGGACTCTGGCGTATTTGACAGCGTGCAGTGCAGCGTGAATCCCTTCGACCAGAGAAGCATCCCTTGGATTGCACAGGCCCAGCAAAAAGGCATGGGCGTGATCGCCAAGCGACCTCTGGGCAATGTGCCCTGGACTTACGAGGAGCGTCCCTCAGGCCAGTACGCCGAGGAATACTGGCTGCGCATGAAAGCCATGGATTTCACTCCACCTCTGGCGTGGGAGGAATTCACCTTGCGGTTTTCGGTGTTCACTCCGGGGGTCAGCAGTGCCATTGTGGGCTCCAGAAATCTGGAAAACATCCGCAGAAACATCGAGATTGTGCAACAAGGCCCCTTGCCCGAAGACCTGTACCAGCAGGCCAGAGCTGTTTTTCAGGCCCACGATGAGGACTGGATCGGACAGGTTTGA
- a CDS encoding dockerin type I domain-containing protein translates to MKAFLTLFLLAGTALAQSTGTDQTPTPPTQTAPATQPAEQPKTEPTTPEQPKTTPAAPVTPSTPAEPEFPIVKVQVTVPEALQGQFQEALKVFSHERVPFQAEFVQNADQRFLTETDIPFNPDAGSRTLIFGNRRWIWINTSTTLSQSVIWRVETAKVLKLSDGVLLPKERTLTESDKQTLKTLYASKGDFNSDDRVDLLDLIILASNMGVENPSKGDLNQDGQVNEQDYNLFRELYQK, encoded by the coding sequence GTGAAAGCTTTCCTGACCCTGTTCTTGCTTGCCGGGACAGCTCTGGCCCAGTCCACAGGGACGGATCAAACACCGACACCTCCGACCCAGACTGCACCAGCAACCCAACCTGCAGAGCAACCCAAAACCGAACCCACCACTCCAGAGCAGCCCAAAACAACCCCTGCTGCTCCTGTGACCCCATCCACACCTGCAGAACCAGAGTTTCCGATTGTGAAAGTGCAGGTCACAGTCCCAGAGGCTTTGCAAGGTCAGTTTCAGGAAGCCCTCAAGGTGTTTTCCCACGAACGGGTGCCCTTTCAAGCGGAATTTGTGCAGAACGCAGACCAGCGTTTCCTGACCGAAACCGACATCCCTTTCAACCCAGATGCAGGAAGCCGCACTTTGATCTTTGGAAACCGCAGGTGGATCTGGATCAACACCTCCACCACCTTGTCCCAGAGCGTGATCTGGCGTGTGGAGACCGCCAAAGTCCTCAAGCTCTCTGATGGTGTGTTGCTTCCCAAAGAACGCACCTTGACGGAATCCGACAAGCAGACCCTCAAGACCCTGTATGCCAGCAAGGGGGACTTCAACAGCGATGACCGTGTGGACCTCCTCGACCTGATCATTCTGGCCAGCAACATGGGTGTGGAAAACCCCTCCAAAGGGGACCTGAATCAGGATGGTCAGGTGAATGAACAGGATTACAACCTGTTCCGCGAGCTGTACCAGAAGTAA
- a CDS encoding DUF1684 domain-containing protein: protein MTDIEHYRERKDTHFKGPHSPLSSEKKQGFTGLKYFPIQEEYQFQLPALHDESMRIIEIQTNTGEIREYQVWGYVDVPFAKGMHRLELYVPVEEDDPQRLFIPFKDKTNGQSTYGGGRYIDAPLDGDEVLLDFNMAYNPYCAYDEAWSCPLPPAANWIPFDVPAGEKAL, encoded by the coding sequence ATGACTGACATCGAACATTACCGGGAACGCAAAGACACGCACTTCAAAGGCCCGCACAGTCCCTTGAGTTCAGAGAAAAAACAGGGCTTCACAGGCTTGAAGTATTTCCCTATTCAGGAGGAGTACCAGTTCCAGTTGCCTGCCCTGCACGATGAGTCCATGAGAATCATCGAAATCCAGACCAACACCGGAGAAATCCGCGAGTATCAGGTGTGGGGTTATGTGGATGTGCCTTTCGCAAAGGGCATGCATCGTCTTGAACTGTATGTTCCTGTGGAAGAAGACGACCCTCAACGCCTGTTCATTCCGTTCAAAGACAAAACCAATGGCCAGAGCACCTATGGAGGCGGGCGTTACATCGATGCCCCTCTGGATGGCGATGAGGTTTTGTTGGATTTCAACATGGCCTACAACCCCTACTGTGCTTACGATGAAGCATGGTCCTGCCCGTTGCCCCCTGCGGCCAACTGGATTCCTTTCGATGTTCCAGCTGGAGAAAAAGCCCTGTAA
- a CDS encoding RNA-binding S4 domain-containing protein — protein MEGTIDLQDWLKLQDWVQTGGHAKFVIQGGEVKVNGEIETRRRKKLREGDTVTYQGRSATVHL, from the coding sequence ATGGAAGGCACCATAGACCTGCAAGATTGGCTGAAGCTGCAAGATTGGGTGCAGACCGGAGGCCACGCCAAGTTCGTCATTCAGGGCGGCGAGGTGAAGGTCAACGGTGAAATCGAAACCCGCAGACGCAAAAAGCTGCGTGAGGGCGACACCGTCACCTATCAGGGCAGAAGTGCCACCGTACACTTATGA
- a CDS encoding DUF4344 domain-containing metallopeptidase, with protein sequence MRKWLLGMVLLGGVAQAQIVLDFQTPEAKTHQLTFQVLSKSQYLRNTLREFSESLKWPRKITVVFLECKKANAFYDPKKLQVQMCYELIDEYLELENQNKNTEKGMLSAVMFTLLHELSHALIDQFKLPATGREEDAADQFATLALLNLKDDDALLSGLAQFAREAATEAEAPSDGFADAHALSAQRLYNLVCLLYGSNKNKHQDLLKQFKIPSNRVALCPEEFQDALYAWNTLLKPHQRNPKKALL encoded by the coding sequence ATGCGAAAGTGGTTGCTGGGAATGGTGTTACTGGGCGGCGTGGCGCAGGCTCAAATTGTGCTGGATTTTCAGACCCCCGAGGCCAAAACCCATCAACTCACCTTTCAGGTGTTGTCCAAAAGCCAGTACCTCCGAAACACCCTGCGTGAATTTTCTGAAAGTCTGAAATGGCCCCGCAAAATCACGGTGGTCTTTCTGGAGTGCAAAAAAGCCAATGCCTTTTACGACCCCAAAAAACTGCAAGTCCAGATGTGCTATGAACTGATTGACGAATACCTTGAACTGGAAAACCAAAACAAAAACACCGAAAAAGGCATGCTCAGTGCCGTCATGTTCACCCTGCTCCATGAGCTTTCCCATGCCCTGATTGACCAGTTCAAACTTCCAGCCACCGGTCGAGAAGAAGATGCAGCAGACCAGTTTGCCACCCTTGCCTTGCTGAACCTGAAAGACGATGACGCTTTGCTGAGCGGTCTGGCCCAGTTCGCCCGGGAAGCCGCCACAGAGGCAGAAGCTCCATCGGACGGCTTCGCAGACGCCCACGCCCTGAGTGCACAGCGTCTGTACAATCTGGTGTGCCTGCTGTATGGAAGCAACAAGAACAAACACCAGGACCTACTGAAGCAGTTCAAGATTCCCTCAAATCGGGTGGCCCTTTGCCCTGAAGAATTTCAGGATGCCCTTTACGCCTGGAACACCCTTTTGAAACCCCACCAGAGAAATCCCAAAAAAGCTTTGCTGTGA